In Rhizobium sp. N324, a single genomic region encodes these proteins:
- a CDS encoding carbohydrate ABC transporter permease: protein MARKVTTRRKVIVTAIAWTLGILIFFPILWTFLTSFKSEADAIASPPQFLFFHWTTENYAEVQSRSNYLSHFMNSVIISFGSTLIGLIIAIPAAWAMAFSPTKRTKDVLMWMLSTKMMPPVGALIPIYLLFRNSGLLDTRTGLVIVLTLINLPIIVWMLYTYFKEIPGEILEAARMDGASLMKEIVYVLTPMAVPGIASTLLLNIILAWNEAFWTLNLTASKAAPLTAFIASYSSPEGLFYAKLSAASTMAIAPILILGWFSQKQLVRGLTFGAVK, encoded by the coding sequence ATGGCCAGAAAAGTCACAACCCGACGCAAGGTCATCGTCACCGCGATTGCCTGGACGCTCGGCATCCTGATCTTCTTCCCGATCCTGTGGACGTTCCTCACCAGCTTCAAGTCGGAAGCCGACGCCATCGCCTCGCCGCCGCAGTTCCTGTTCTTCCACTGGACGACGGAGAACTATGCGGAGGTGCAAAGCCGGTCGAACTATCTCAGCCACTTCATGAACTCGGTGATCATTTCCTTCGGCTCGACGCTGATCGGCCTGATCATCGCCATCCCGGCCGCCTGGGCGATGGCGTTTTCGCCGACCAAGCGGACCAAGGACGTGCTGATGTGGATGCTGTCGACCAAGATGATGCCGCCTGTGGGCGCGCTGATTCCGATCTATCTGCTGTTCCGCAATTCCGGCCTGCTCGACACGCGCACCGGGCTCGTCATTGTGCTGACGCTGATCAACCTGCCGATCATCGTCTGGATGCTTTACACCTATTTCAAGGAAATTCCCGGCGAGATCCTCGAGGCGGCCCGCATGGACGGGGCGTCGCTGATGAAGGAGATCGTCTACGTGCTGACGCCCATGGCGGTGCCCGGCATCGCCTCGACGCTGCTTTTGAACATCATCCTTGCCTGGAACGAGGCTTTCTGGACCCTCAATCTCACCGCCTCGAAGGCGGCGCCGCTGACGGCCTTCATTGCTTCCTATTCCAGCCCGGAGGGCCTGTTCTACGCCAAGCTCTCGGCGGCCTCGACCATGGCGATCGCGC
- a CDS encoding carbohydrate ABC transporter permease has protein sequence MATLHTRSAARLMIAPSVLLLFAWMIVPLAMTIYFSTLNYNLLNPGMESFVGFLNYEYFLSDPAFFAALVNTLLLVAGVLLITVIGGIAFALLLDQPMYGQGIVRILVIAPFFVMPTVAALVWKNMFMNPVNGLFAHLAKALGLQPIDWLANAPLFSVILIVAWQWLPFATLIMLTALQSLDEEQKEAAEMDGAGAISKFIYIILPHMARAITVVILIQTIFLLSVFAEILVTTNGGPGTDSTNLTYLVYAQALLQFDIGGASAGGIVAVVLANIVAIFLVRLVGKNLEA, from the coding sequence ATGGCAACCTTGCATACCCGCTCCGCAGCGCGCCTGATGATTGCGCCCTCCGTGCTGCTCCTCTTTGCATGGATGATCGTCCCGCTGGCGATGACGATCTATTTCTCGACGCTGAACTACAATCTACTCAATCCCGGCATGGAAAGCTTCGTCGGCTTTCTGAATTACGAATATTTCCTGTCCGATCCGGCCTTCTTTGCCGCATTGGTCAATACGCTGCTGCTCGTCGCCGGCGTGTTGCTGATCACCGTCATCGGCGGCATTGCCTTTGCGCTGCTGCTCGATCAGCCGATGTATGGCCAGGGCATCGTGCGCATCCTGGTCATTGCGCCGTTCTTCGTCATGCCGACGGTGGCGGCGCTGGTGTGGAAGAACATGTTCATGAACCCGGTGAACGGCCTCTTCGCCCATCTTGCCAAGGCGCTCGGCCTGCAGCCGATCGACTGGCTGGCGAATGCGCCGCTGTTTTCCGTCATCCTCATCGTCGCCTGGCAATGGCTGCCCTTCGCCACCCTCATCATGCTGACCGCGCTGCAGTCGCTCGACGAGGAGCAGAAGGAAGCGGCCGAAATGGACGGGGCCGGGGCGATCTCGAAATTCATCTACATCATCCTGCCGCACATGGCCCGCGCCATCACCGTGGTGATCCTGATCCAGACGATCTTCCTGCTTTCGGTCTTTGCCGAAATCCTCGTCACCACCAATGGCGGGCCGGGCACCGACAGCACCAACCTCACCTATCTCGTCTATGCGCAGGCGCTGCTGCAGTTCGACATCGGCGGCGCATCGGCGGGCGGTATCGTCGCGGTTGTGCTGGCCAATATCGTTGCGATCTTCCTCGTGCGCCTCGTCGGCAAGAATCTGGAGGCTTGA